A genomic stretch from Mastacembelus armatus chromosome 7, fMasArm1.2, whole genome shotgun sequence includes:
- the arih2 gene encoding E3 ubiquitin-protein ligase ARIH2: protein MSVDMNSQASDSNEEDFGVNSEEEEDDDDGGEEEDQADIASYYEGVASDVEQQSADSFDPEEYQFTCMTYKESQIMLTEEVNTVAAAMKVLPAVAKLILVHFHWQVSQILDRYKSNSSLLLSDALVQPSSTCRSVTAPQSLQCGVCLQVVRRDSLLALPCQHSFCKACWEQHCTVLVKDGMGVGISCMAQDCSLQMPEDFVLPLLPGEELKDKYRRYLFRDYVESHFQLQLCPGADCPIVIKVQEPRARRVQCSRCSEVFCFKCRQMYHAPTDCATIRKWLTKCADDSETANYISAHTKDCPKCNICIEKNGGCNHMQCSKCKHDFCWMCLGDWKTHGSEYYECSRYKENPDIVNQSQQAQAREALKKYLFYFERWENHNKSLQLEAQTYQRIQEKIQERVMNNLGTWIDWQYLHNAAKLLAKCRYTLQYTYPYAYYMESGPRKKLFEYQQAQLEAEIENLSWKVERADSYERGVVGGEGELSASDRGDLENQMHIAEQRRRTLLKDFHDT, encoded by the exons ATGTCTGTGGACATGAACAGCCAAGCGTCAGACAGCAACGAGGAAGACTTCGGGGTGAActctgaagaagaggaggatgacgacgatggaggagaggaggaggaccaGGCTGACATCGCAAGCTACTATGAGGGTGTAGCCAGTGACGTGGAGCAACAGAGCGCTGACTCCTTTGACCCAGAGGAGTACCAGTTCACCTGTATGACCTACAAAGAGAGTCAGATTATGTTGACGGAGGAAGTTAACACTGTGGCTGCTGCAATGAAG gtTTTGCCAGCAGTAGCAAAATTGATTCTAGTGCATTTTCACTGGCAGGTTTCACAAATACTGGACAG GTATAAGTCCAACTcgtctctgctgctgtcagacgCTCTGGTTCAGCCCAGCAGCACTTGCAGATCAGTCACT gcCCCTCAGTCCCTccagtgtggtgtgtgtctaCAGGTCGTACGGAGAGACTCCCTGCTGGCACTGCCCTGTCAGCACTCCTTCTGCAAAGCATGCTGGGAGCAGCACTGCACTGTACTAGTCAAAGACGGCATGGGAGTGG GTATCTCATGCATGGCTCAGGACTGTTCCCTGCAGATGCCAGAAGACTTTGTCCTGCCACTGCTGCCAGGAGAGGAGCTGAAGGACAAATACAGACGCTACCTCTTCAGAGACTATGTCGAG AGTCACTTCCAGTTGCAGTTGTGTCCCGGTGCAGACTGCCCCATTGTCATCAAGGTGCAGGAACCTCGGGCACGCAGGGTGCAGTGTAGCCGCTGCAGTGAAGTCTTTTG TTTTAAATGCCGTCAGATGTACCATGCACCTACAGACTGTGCAACAATCCGGAAGTGGCTGACCAAATGTGCTGATGACTCAGAGACAGCCAACTATATCAGCGCACACACTAAAGAT TGTCCTAAGTGCAATATCTGCATTGAGAAGAACGGAGGGTGCAATCACATG caaTGCTCCAAGTGCAAACATG ATTTCTGCTGGATGTGTCTTGGTGATTGGAAAACTCACGGGAGTGAATACTATGAGTGCAGCCGCTACAAAGAAAACCCTGATATTGTCAACCAGAGCCAGCAGGCGCAGGCCAGAGAGGCTCTTAAGAAATATCTCTTCTACTTTGAGAGG TGGGAGAATCACAACAAGTCTCTGCAGTTGGAGGCTCAGACGTACCAGAGGATCCAAGAGAAGATCCAGGAGAGAGTGATGAACAACCTGGGAACCTGGATTGACTGGCAGTACCTGCATAACGCTGCAAAGCTACTGGCTAAG TGTCGCTACACACTGCAGTACACATACCCCTATGCCTATTACATGGAGTCCGGTCCACGCAAGAAACTG tttgAGTACCAGCAGGCCCAGCTGGAAGCAGAGATAGAAAACCTGTCATGGAAGGTGGAGCGGGCCGACAGCTATGAGAGAGGAGTGGTGGGAGGCGAGGGGGAGCTCAGTGCCAGTGATAGAGGG gATCTAGAGAATCAGATGCACATTGCTGAGCAGAGGCGACGCACGCTGCTGAAAGATTTCCATGACACCTGA
- the xpc gene encoding DNA repair protein complementing XP-C cells isoform X1: MAKSRKCAETKKVKRTVKAESSGARAGARVKDAAGGITETEDKLERKVKPRSRYSTRQAAGITSSSASTNITAVKTSKYFQSPAKEEETHSEDDFDMETSAKPVVTVNTREPEKEEEEEEEDEDSEEDEGDWEEVEELAEPLGPVEPPEPILPSQPVEIEIETPEVRKKQKKQAEFETYLRRMMNRYKKDVLEDTHKVHLMCLIASGMFRNRLCSEPDLLAVTLSLVPARFTIVAKERMDENYLSGLLKWFRATFTLNPSLPCEERPDPQALLERRLASLSARNHQEMTHLFLLVLRSLQLFCRLVLSLQPIPLKPPSAKSSLQSKGARTSAGTSGKSDTSQKTSETNSPEPKVSPGTKRPAGSRESKGARGGKKAKKKEVKEEDEDEEENAVISGRQKPKNLKRRSVASKVSYKEESNSEGEEGLTDEEEFQLTSEEASEDSEGEDKSTKEKVGKGKSRANVTNRNTAPRKRRSGGTKKQVKEDKDCEDEEDSDEGEKVQNNRTKQRSAKKMDGPGNDEWLEVYLQTGSSWVCMDVEHGVGMPHLCSENATAPVTYVVSVDGDGFVKDLGRRYDPTWMTSSRKRRVDEDWWEETLEPFLGPEDNRDIKEDKELQNKLLNKPLPVSIVEYKNHPLYALKRHLLKYEAIYPPTAAVLGYCRGEPVYSRDCVHTLHSRDTWLKEARTVRLGEEPYKMVKGFSNRSRKARMMSELKNENDLPLFGEWQTEEYQPPIAVDGKVPRNDYGNVYLFKPCMLPVGCVHIRLPNLHRVAKKLNMEAAPAVTGFDFHGGYSHAVTDGYIVCEEHEEVLRAAWVEEQELQKQKEKEKKEKRAVSNWTLLVKGLLIRERLKQRYSKKNQGLGSLAHGGDTAGFSSDEEVVEGGSPGAKTASETLAMSWPQNRQTEEEGGSSNRLKKKTTKREKRGQEKHLFPFEKV, translated from the exons atgGCCAAGAGCAGAAAGTGtgcagagacaaagaaagtgaAGCGGACGGTGAAGGCAGAGAGCAGCGGGGCCAGAGCAGGAGCCAGGGTGAAAGATGCAG CCGGTGGcatcacagagacagaggacaaGCTTGAGCGAAAGGTCAAACCCAGGTCACGTTACTCCACAAGACAAGCAGCAGGAATCACCTCTTCCTCCGCATCCACAAACATCACTGCTGTCAAAACCAGTAAATACTTCCAGTCACCagcaaaggaggaggagactCACAGTGAAGACGACTTTGACATGGAGACTTCAGCAAAACCTGTGGTCACTGTGAACACCAGAGAaccagagaaagaagaagaagaagaagaggaggatgaggacagTGAGGAAGATGAGGGCGATTGGGAGGAAGTGGAAG AATTAGCTGAGCCTCTGGGTCCAGTTGAACCACCAGAACCCATCCTTCCCTCTCAGCCAGTAGAGATTGAGATCGAGACTCCAGAAGTCAGGAAGAA GCAAAAGAAACAGGCAGAGTTTGAGACGTATCTGAGGCGCATGATGAACCGATATAAGAAAGACGTGCTGGAAGACACACACaag GTCCACCTCATGTGCCTCATAGCAAGCGGCATGTTCCGCAACCGTCTGTGCAGTGAACCAGACCTGCTGGCCGTCACTCTGTCGCTGGTGCCTGCTCGCTTCACCATAGTCGCCAAAGAACGCATGGATGAAAACTACCTCTCTGGACTGCTCAAATG GTTTAGAGCAACATTCACCCTCAACCCCAGTCTGCCCTGTGAGGAGCGTCCGGACCCCCAGGCTCTGTTGGAGAGGCGCCTGGCCAGCCTCTCAGCAAGAAACCACCAGGAGATGACCCAT cTTTTCCTGTTGGTCCTGAGGTCTCTGCAGCTCTTTTGCCGATTAGTTCTTTCTTTGCAGCCGATTCCTCTCAAACCCCCATCAGCAAAG TCCTCTCTCCAGAGCAAGGGGGCAAGAACATCTGCTGGTACCTCagggaagagtgacacaagccAGAAAACCTCTGAAACCAACTCCCCCGAGCCGAAGGTCTCTCCTGGCACTAAGAGACCAGCTGGATCCAGGGAGAGCAAAGGAGctagaggaggaaaaaaagcaaagaaaaaagaagtaaaggaggaggatgaggacgaAGAGGAGAATGCTGTAATATCAGGAAGACAGAAACCAAAGAACCTGAAACGCCGCAGTGTTGCCTCAAAGGTCAGCTATAAGGAGGAGAGCAACAGCGAAGGGGAAGAAGGACTTACTGACGAGGAGGAATTTCAGTTAACAAGTGAGGAAGCCAGTGAGGATTCAGAGGGTGAAGATAAATCGACAAAGGAGAAGGTGGGGAAAGGTAAAAGCAGAGCCAACGTGACCAACAGGAACACTGCACCTCGGAAGAGAAGGAGTGGAGGAACAAAAAAACAGGTCAAGGAAGACAAAGACTGTGAGGACGAGGAGGATAgtgatgaaggagaaaaagtACAGAATAACAGAACAAAGCAAAGGAGTGCGAAGAAGATGGATGGGCCTGGAAACGACGAATGGTTGGAGGTATATCTGCAAACAGGATCGTCCTGGGTTTGCATGGACGTGGAGCACGGTGTCGGGATGCCTCACCTCTGCTCAGAGAATGCAACAGCACCAGTGACATACGTAGTGTCAGTGGACGGGGATGGGTTTGTGAAGGACCTGGGAAGAAGGTACGACCCCACCTGGATGACGTCATCCAGGAAGAGGCGGGTGGATGAAGACTGGTGGGAGGAAACACTGGAGCCATTCCTGGGACCTGAGGATAACAGGGACATAAAGGAGGACAAGGAG CTCCAGAATAAACTCCTGAACAAACCCTTGCCGGTCTCTATAGTAGAGTATAAGAACCACCCGCTGTATGCCTTAAAGAGACATCTGCTGAAGTACGAAGCTATCTACCCTCCGACAGCTGCTGTGCttggatactgcagaggagAGCCCGTATACTCCAG GGATTGTGTGCACACCCTGCACTCCAGAGACACTTGGCTCAAAGAAGCCAGAACTGTCAGACTAGGAGAGGAACCATACAAA ATGGTGAAGGGTTTCTCTAACCGCTCTCGTAAGGCCAGGATGATGTCTGAGCTGAAGAATGAAAATGATCTGCCTCTGTTTGGAGAATGGCAGACTGAAGAGTACCAGCCGCCAATAGCTGTTGATGGGAAG GTTCCCCGTAATGACTACGGTAATGTCTACCTGTTTAAGCCCTGTATGCTACCGGTGGGCTGCGTCCACATCCGGTTGCCCAACCTGCACCGCGTGGCCAAGAAGCTGAACATGGAGGCCGCCCCTGCGGTCACAGGCTTTGACTTCCATGGGGGATACTCACACGCTGT gactgATGGCTACATTGTGTGTGAGGAACACGAGGAGGTTCTCAGAGCCGCCTGGGTGGAAGAACAAGAGCTTCAGaaacaaaaggagaaagag aaaaaagaaaagagggctGTCTCCAACTGGACACTGCTGGTGAAAGGGCTCCTCATCAGAGAAAGGCTTAAACAGCGATACAGCAAGAAGAACCAGGGTCTGGGGAGCCTTGCTCACGGAGGTGACACTGCTGGGTTTTCGTCTGATGAGGAAGTGGTTGAGGGTGGAAGTCCTGGAGCTAAGACGGCATCTGAGACTCTGGCTATGTCCTGGCcccaaaacagacagacagaggaggaaggaggcaGCTCCAATAGATTGAAAAAGAAGACAACTAAACGAGAGAAGAGGGGACAAGAGAAACATTTGTTCCCCTTTGAGAAAGTCTGA
- the xpc gene encoding DNA repair protein complementing XP-C cells isoform X2 produces MAKSRKCAETKKVKRTVKAESSGARAGARVKDAAGGITETEDKLERKVKPRSRYSTRQAAGITSSSASTNITAVKTSKYFQSPAKEEETHSEDDFDMETSAKPVVTVNTREPEKEEEEEEEDEDSEEDEGDWEEVEELAEPLGPVEPPEPILPSQPVEIEIETPEVRKKQKKQAEFETYLRRMMNRYKKDVLEDTHKVHLMCLIASGMFRNRLCSEPDLLAVTLSLVPARFTIVAKERMDENYLSGLLKWFRATFTLNPSLPCEERPDPQALLERRLASLSARNHQEMTHLFLLVLRSLQLFCRLVLSLQPIPLKPPSAKSKGARTSAGTSGKSDTSQKTSETNSPEPKVSPGTKRPAGSRESKGARGGKKAKKKEVKEEDEDEEENAVISGRQKPKNLKRRSVASKVSYKEESNSEGEEGLTDEEEFQLTSEEASEDSEGEDKSTKEKVGKGKSRANVTNRNTAPRKRRSGGTKKQVKEDKDCEDEEDSDEGEKVQNNRTKQRSAKKMDGPGNDEWLEVYLQTGSSWVCMDVEHGVGMPHLCSENATAPVTYVVSVDGDGFVKDLGRRYDPTWMTSSRKRRVDEDWWEETLEPFLGPEDNRDIKEDKELQNKLLNKPLPVSIVEYKNHPLYALKRHLLKYEAIYPPTAAVLGYCRGEPVYSRDCVHTLHSRDTWLKEARTVRLGEEPYKMVKGFSNRSRKARMMSELKNENDLPLFGEWQTEEYQPPIAVDGKVPRNDYGNVYLFKPCMLPVGCVHIRLPNLHRVAKKLNMEAAPAVTGFDFHGGYSHAVTDGYIVCEEHEEVLRAAWVEEQELQKQKEKEKKEKRAVSNWTLLVKGLLIRERLKQRYSKKNQGLGSLAHGGDTAGFSSDEEVVEGGSPGAKTASETLAMSWPQNRQTEEEGGSSNRLKKKTTKREKRGQEKHLFPFEKV; encoded by the exons atgGCCAAGAGCAGAAAGTGtgcagagacaaagaaagtgaAGCGGACGGTGAAGGCAGAGAGCAGCGGGGCCAGAGCAGGAGCCAGGGTGAAAGATGCAG CCGGTGGcatcacagagacagaggacaaGCTTGAGCGAAAGGTCAAACCCAGGTCACGTTACTCCACAAGACAAGCAGCAGGAATCACCTCTTCCTCCGCATCCACAAACATCACTGCTGTCAAAACCAGTAAATACTTCCAGTCACCagcaaaggaggaggagactCACAGTGAAGACGACTTTGACATGGAGACTTCAGCAAAACCTGTGGTCACTGTGAACACCAGAGAaccagagaaagaagaagaagaagaagaggaggatgaggacagTGAGGAAGATGAGGGCGATTGGGAGGAAGTGGAAG AATTAGCTGAGCCTCTGGGTCCAGTTGAACCACCAGAACCCATCCTTCCCTCTCAGCCAGTAGAGATTGAGATCGAGACTCCAGAAGTCAGGAAGAA GCAAAAGAAACAGGCAGAGTTTGAGACGTATCTGAGGCGCATGATGAACCGATATAAGAAAGACGTGCTGGAAGACACACACaag GTCCACCTCATGTGCCTCATAGCAAGCGGCATGTTCCGCAACCGTCTGTGCAGTGAACCAGACCTGCTGGCCGTCACTCTGTCGCTGGTGCCTGCTCGCTTCACCATAGTCGCCAAAGAACGCATGGATGAAAACTACCTCTCTGGACTGCTCAAATG GTTTAGAGCAACATTCACCCTCAACCCCAGTCTGCCCTGTGAGGAGCGTCCGGACCCCCAGGCTCTGTTGGAGAGGCGCCTGGCCAGCCTCTCAGCAAGAAACCACCAGGAGATGACCCAT cTTTTCCTGTTGGTCCTGAGGTCTCTGCAGCTCTTTTGCCGATTAGTTCTTTCTTTGCAGCCGATTCCTCTCAAACCCCCATCAGCAAAG AGCAAGGGGGCAAGAACATCTGCTGGTACCTCagggaagagtgacacaagccAGAAAACCTCTGAAACCAACTCCCCCGAGCCGAAGGTCTCTCCTGGCACTAAGAGACCAGCTGGATCCAGGGAGAGCAAAGGAGctagaggaggaaaaaaagcaaagaaaaaagaagtaaaggaggaggatgaggacgaAGAGGAGAATGCTGTAATATCAGGAAGACAGAAACCAAAGAACCTGAAACGCCGCAGTGTTGCCTCAAAGGTCAGCTATAAGGAGGAGAGCAACAGCGAAGGGGAAGAAGGACTTACTGACGAGGAGGAATTTCAGTTAACAAGTGAGGAAGCCAGTGAGGATTCAGAGGGTGAAGATAAATCGACAAAGGAGAAGGTGGGGAAAGGTAAAAGCAGAGCCAACGTGACCAACAGGAACACTGCACCTCGGAAGAGAAGGAGTGGAGGAACAAAAAAACAGGTCAAGGAAGACAAAGACTGTGAGGACGAGGAGGATAgtgatgaaggagaaaaagtACAGAATAACAGAACAAAGCAAAGGAGTGCGAAGAAGATGGATGGGCCTGGAAACGACGAATGGTTGGAGGTATATCTGCAAACAGGATCGTCCTGGGTTTGCATGGACGTGGAGCACGGTGTCGGGATGCCTCACCTCTGCTCAGAGAATGCAACAGCACCAGTGACATACGTAGTGTCAGTGGACGGGGATGGGTTTGTGAAGGACCTGGGAAGAAGGTACGACCCCACCTGGATGACGTCATCCAGGAAGAGGCGGGTGGATGAAGACTGGTGGGAGGAAACACTGGAGCCATTCCTGGGACCTGAGGATAACAGGGACATAAAGGAGGACAAGGAG CTCCAGAATAAACTCCTGAACAAACCCTTGCCGGTCTCTATAGTAGAGTATAAGAACCACCCGCTGTATGCCTTAAAGAGACATCTGCTGAAGTACGAAGCTATCTACCCTCCGACAGCTGCTGTGCttggatactgcagaggagAGCCCGTATACTCCAG GGATTGTGTGCACACCCTGCACTCCAGAGACACTTGGCTCAAAGAAGCCAGAACTGTCAGACTAGGAGAGGAACCATACAAA ATGGTGAAGGGTTTCTCTAACCGCTCTCGTAAGGCCAGGATGATGTCTGAGCTGAAGAATGAAAATGATCTGCCTCTGTTTGGAGAATGGCAGACTGAAGAGTACCAGCCGCCAATAGCTGTTGATGGGAAG GTTCCCCGTAATGACTACGGTAATGTCTACCTGTTTAAGCCCTGTATGCTACCGGTGGGCTGCGTCCACATCCGGTTGCCCAACCTGCACCGCGTGGCCAAGAAGCTGAACATGGAGGCCGCCCCTGCGGTCACAGGCTTTGACTTCCATGGGGGATACTCACACGCTGT gactgATGGCTACATTGTGTGTGAGGAACACGAGGAGGTTCTCAGAGCCGCCTGGGTGGAAGAACAAGAGCTTCAGaaacaaaaggagaaagag aaaaaagaaaagagggctGTCTCCAACTGGACACTGCTGGTGAAAGGGCTCCTCATCAGAGAAAGGCTTAAACAGCGATACAGCAAGAAGAACCAGGGTCTGGGGAGCCTTGCTCACGGAGGTGACACTGCTGGGTTTTCGTCTGATGAGGAAGTGGTTGAGGGTGGAAGTCCTGGAGCTAAGACGGCATCTGAGACTCTGGCTATGTCCTGGCcccaaaacagacagacagaggaggaaggaggcaGCTCCAATAGATTGAAAAAGAAGACAACTAAACGAGAGAAGAGGGGACAAGAGAAACATTTGTTCCCCTTTGAGAAAGTCTGA